One genomic window of uncultured delta proteobacterium includes the following:
- a CDS encoding conserved hypothetical protein (Evidence 4 : Homologs of previously reported genes of unknown function) has protein sequence MEEAVLKILQDMHPDFSFDEDVNFIEESYLDSFDIVTLVAELEEKFDVLISALDIVPENFFSIASICALVKRSESTQVEVAQKP, from the coding sequence ATGGAAGAAGCTGTCCTGAAGATACTACAAGATATGCACCCGGACTTTTCGTTTGACGAAGACGTTAACTTCATTGAAGAAAGCTATCTTGATAGCTTTGATATTGTGACGCTGGTCGCGGAACTGGAAGAAAAATTTGATGTTCTGATTTCAGCGCTTGACATCGTGCCCGAAAATTTTTTTTCCATCGCCAGTATTTGCGCGCTGGTTAAGCGCAGCGAAAGTACGCAAGTTGAAGTGGCGCAAAAGCCCTAG
- a CDS encoding hypothetical protein (Evidence 5 : No homology to any previously reported sequences), with protein sequence MPESMHIVFTLTRDYLPYAAVTLASVRHHLREGDEAVFHILHGGDIGPADEAEFLGKLPSGTAANQVRFTRVEDHFDVAGRARYLPIRTPAAYYRLYIPELFPHLDRLLYLDADLVACRDLRELYDLDMTGVALAGVEDYYGKTLAQCLFLLEDAVYLNGGVLLWNLREIDRANWWERVDFFLSGNHKYVMNGSDQDVLALLLQEKMKRLDPCWNVQVRELEDRRNITAVCGVHNSMTPENCRRAFRTPGIAHYVEGSKPWSATPPASHPDPLRKRWFFYAKMTGYYGEAWKAYETQKFPARQRASQLAAWPVSEPAFPWNEAVKAALKNNLLRQLNEQEREKEFSLDELATKPDRRLLSPHPREVIRGAGPLGLFGLLFHTACIDALRQPDDLDGAEGFVQHVFRDNWKLEEHVCLNAAAIEGRLDGYFAEIAFLTSVLHVTDDFTIPLKYRRAYGFIVDDRGFYFDAFLPGSLERYLHSESSALDAQEAARCRAAMRYIVENKLTKYNFPTLHTPALLREPDRKVLVVDQSYGDASITRGLAEPHSFAAMLEAAVRENPEATVIVKTHPDTATGLSAGYYDTLSEGGRIRKLTEVVNPHVIFPYVDKVYVCTSQLGFEALMAGKPVVTFGMPIYAGWGLTDDRAHCPRQTRKRTRKLSLEELFYGLYIRFCAYFNPYAPEPCTLEEFMAHLVRLRAEYWDFAARRKP encoded by the coding sequence ATGCCTGAATCGATGCACATAGTCTTTACTCTTACCAGAGATTATCTGCCTTACGCCGCCGTAACCCTGGCCTCTGTGCGCCATCATCTGCGCGAAGGCGATGAGGCCGTGTTCCATATCCTGCATGGCGGAGACATAGGCCCGGCGGATGAAGCGGAATTTCTGGGTAAGTTGCCGTCCGGCACTGCCGCGAATCAGGTACGCTTCACGCGGGTGGAGGACCACTTTGATGTTGCCGGTCGGGCGCGGTATCTGCCCATTCGGACGCCAGCGGCTTATTACCGTTTGTATATTCCAGAACTGTTTCCTCACCTGGACAGGCTGCTTTACCTGGATGCAGATCTCGTGGCCTGCCGCGACCTGAGGGAACTGTACGACCTGGATATGACTGGCGTCGCCTTGGCCGGGGTGGAAGATTACTACGGCAAAACCCTGGCCCAATGCCTGTTTCTGCTGGAAGACGCCGTATATCTGAATGGCGGGGTACTGCTCTGGAACCTCAGAGAAATCGACCGGGCAAACTGGTGGGAGCGCGTCGATTTTTTTCTGTCGGGCAACCACAAATATGTTATGAACGGCAGCGACCAGGATGTGCTGGCCTTACTCTTACAGGAGAAAATGAAGCGTCTTGATCCTTGCTGGAACGTGCAGGTCCGCGAGTTGGAAGACAGGCGTAATATTACCGCCGTATGCGGCGTGCACAACTCCATGACGCCGGAAAACTGCCGCCGGGCCTTTCGCACACCCGGCATAGCGCATTACGTTGAAGGGAGCAAACCCTGGTCTGCCACGCCTCCCGCGTCTCACCCTGATCCGTTGCGGAAGCGTTGGTTTTTTTACGCAAAAATGACAGGCTATTACGGTGAGGCATGGAAAGCCTATGAAACGCAAAAATTTCCAGCGCGCCAAAGGGCATCACAACTCGCCGCGTGGCCCGTATCGGAACCGGCCTTTCCCTGGAACGAGGCCGTAAAAGCCGCGCTGAAGAACAACCTGCTTCGGCAGCTTAACGAGCAAGAGCGGGAAAAAGAGTTTAGCCTTGATGAACTTGCAACAAAGCCGGATCGACGCCTTCTGAGTCCTCACCCCAGAGAAGTAATTCGGGGGGCCGGGCCTTTGGGGCTTTTTGGTCTGCTCTTCCATACAGCTTGCATAGATGCTTTGCGGCAACCGGATGATCTGGATGGGGCTGAAGGCTTTGTCCAGCATGTTTTTCGGGATAACTGGAAGTTGGAGGAACATGTCTGCCTGAATGCCGCAGCCATAGAGGGCAGACTGGACGGGTACTTTGCGGAAATAGCCTTCCTCACTTCGGTGTTGCACGTTACCGATGACTTCACGATCCCCCTCAAGTACCGTAGAGCGTATGGCTTTATAGTCGATGATCGCGGTTTTTACTTTGATGCCTTTCTCCCAGGCAGTCTGGAACGCTACCTCCATTCCGAATCCTCCGCGCTGGATGCGCAGGAAGCGGCCCGCTGCCGCGCGGCCATGCGTTATATCGTTGAAAACAAGCTCACCAAGTATAACTTTCCCACCCTGCATACGCCCGCCCTGTTGCGTGAGCCTGACCGGAAAGTTCTGGTGGTGGACCAAAGCTACGGGGACGCTTCCATAACGCGCGGACTGGCCGAGCCGCACAGCTTTGCCGCCATGCTCGAAGCGGCTGTGCGGGAAAATCCGGAGGCCACCGTTATCGTCAAAACCCATCCCGATACGGCTACCGGCCTGAGCGCGGGATATTACGACACGCTGTCCGAGGGCGGGCGCATCCGCAAACTGACGGAAGTTGTCAACCCCCATGTGATTTTCCCTTATGTGGACAAGGTCTATGTCTGCACGTCGCAGCTAGGCTTTGAAGCGCTTATGGCGGGCAAGCCGGTGGTGACCTTCGGCATGCCGATCTATGCCGGCTGGGGACTGACAGATGACCGGGCGCATTGCCCGCGCCAGACGAGAAAACGGACTAGAAAACTGAGCCTGGAAGAATTGTTTTACGGATTGTACATACGTTTTTGTGCCTACTTCAATCCCTATGCCCCGGAGCCCTGTACCCTTGAAGAGTTTATGGCGCATCTGGTCAGACTGCGCGCCGAGTATTGGGATTTCGCGGCGCGCCGCAAACCGTGA
- a CDS encoding hypothetical protein (Evidence 5 : No homology to any previously reported sequences) — translation MNPERVVFFVNSQALRRWLEPALAAKGIPCIWRIMNHMRAARAGEPADAWLRQPVVTVPLALQSLPRVCDFFRERAPRADIRIFFAPGAPWLDAEARCATILTVGHSRHLQALLAETLHSDSINGCLDRLYTDFGRERVSVFKGWEESCAPAALLHAFFTETGLGSAEEAAALASSLVYPSAPRLDVLRFMEAINFLFTDAVTPHVFTWREQRAFLQGGTGAEHILSPTQRAQLLQRLLAAERKAPQHLEIIPFLEQELHKVEGEQDTLERCDDLRPENARRLAELLDPDFARWILNAPHKPEESRRFVSRVCLEAIRQVHGKGSAKPQAASRPKVSVLTLTYNHGKYIEETIKSVLMQETDFEVEHIILDNGSSDETAAIIQEYASTCKSIRPIIIPGPQEPHAVLWLFEAARTPYVAICEGDDYFTNPKKLQTQVDFLDDHPDCGLCFHPVRVVYEDDPSRERVHPRPEDLPHGLRQFYSLNDLIKGNIIQTNSVMYRWAFCHGLPVWFRYDLIPGDWYWHLLHAETGPIGFINTVMSVYRRHKEALYYLAEVDRLKHRYTVGLRELDFYDAVNEHFRHRFESIILDMTNGVFVDCALYCEQINDHSLLQEMADKYPRFTGHFLDSLDALDR, via the coding sequence ATGAATCCAGAACGTGTAGTATTTTTCGTCAACAGCCAAGCGTTACGTAGGTGGCTTGAGCCCGCTTTGGCGGCAAAAGGTATTCCCTGTATATGGCGCATTATGAACCATATGCGGGCCGCGCGAGCAGGTGAGCCAGCTGACGCGTGGCTGCGGCAGCCTGTTGTGACAGTCCCCTTGGCGTTGCAATCCTTGCCACGGGTCTGTGATTTTTTTCGGGAACGCGCGCCCCGCGCGGACATACGGATTTTTTTCGCTCCGGGGGCTCCCTGGCTGGACGCGGAGGCCCGTTGCGCGACCATACTTACTGTAGGGCATTCCCGGCATCTGCAAGCCTTATTGGCGGAAACACTACACAGCGACTCCATCAACGGTTGCCTGGATAGACTGTATACGGATTTCGGTCGTGAACGTGTCAGCGTCTTCAAAGGCTGGGAGGAATCCTGCGCTCCGGCTGCTCTGCTTCACGCATTTTTTACCGAAACCGGTTTGGGAAGCGCCGAAGAGGCGGCGGCTCTCGCCTCTTCCCTGGTCTATCCGTCCGCTCCGCGACTTGACGTTCTGCGCTTTATGGAAGCGATCAATTTTCTGTTCACGGACGCGGTCACTCCTCATGTCTTCACCTGGCGCGAACAGCGGGCCTTTCTGCAAGGGGGAACAGGCGCGGAGCACATCCTGTCGCCAACCCAGCGGGCTCAGCTGCTGCAAAGGCTGCTGGCCGCCGAGCGCAAGGCGCCCCAGCATCTGGAAATTATTCCCTTTTTGGAACAAGAGCTGCACAAGGTAGAGGGGGAGCAGGACACGCTGGAACGCTGCGATGATTTGCGCCCGGAAAATGCGCGAAGGCTTGCGGAACTGCTTGACCCGGACTTTGCCCGCTGGATTTTGAACGCGCCCCACAAGCCGGAAGAAAGCCGCCGGTTTGTCTCACGCGTGTGTTTGGAGGCCATACGCCAGGTCCATGGCAAGGGTTCCGCAAAACCGCAGGCGGCGTCCCGCCCCAAGGTAAGCGTGCTGACCCTTACCTACAACCATGGGAAATATATTGAAGAAACCATCAAAAGCGTTCTGATGCAGGAAACAGATTTCGAAGTTGAGCACATTATTCTGGATAACGGCTCCTCGGACGAAACCGCTGCGATCATTCAAGAGTACGCATCCACCTGCAAATCGATCAGACCCATCATTATTCCAGGCCCCCAGGAACCGCACGCGGTGCTCTGGCTTTTTGAGGCAGCCAGAACCCCCTATGTGGCTATCTGCGAGGGAGACGACTACTTTACCAACCCCAAAAAGCTGCAAACCCAGGTGGATTTTCTGGATGACCACCCGGACTGCGGCTTGTGCTTCCACCCGGTCCGCGTCGTGTATGAAGACGACCCCTCCCGTGAACGCGTTCACCCCCGGCCGGAAGACCTGCCGCACGGGCTCCGGCAATTTTACTCTTTAAACGACCTTATCAAAGGAAACATCATACAGACGAACTCCGTCATGTACCGTTGGGCGTTTTGCCACGGCCTGCCCGTCTGGTTCAGATATGACCTCATACCCGGCGACTGGTACTGGCATCTGCTGCATGCGGAAACAGGCCCAATAGGTTTCATCAACACCGTGATGAGCGTGTACCGCCGGCACAAGGAAGCGCTCTACTATCTTGCGGAGGTGGACAGACTCAAGCATCGCTACACCGTGGGGCTGCGAGAACTTGACTTTTACGACGCCGTGAACGAGCATTTCCGGCATCGCTTTGAGTCGATTATTCTGGATATGACCAACGGAGTATTCGTCGACTGCGCACTCTATTGCGAACAAATAAACGACCATAGTTTGCTGCAGGAAATGGCGGACAAGTATCCCCGATTTACCGGGCATTTTCTGGATTCTTTGGACGCCCTTGACCGGTAG